Within the Thunnus thynnus chromosome 23, fThuThy2.1, whole genome shotgun sequence genome, the region AGTTCAAAAGACTCAAAGAAGCTGATCGAGATGTCCTGAGCGACACTGGACAcagaatatttcatttctgaaaGTATGACACACATTTATATCCTAGATATATTTTTTAGCAATGAATCTTATTTTTTggttgtatttttcatgttaattATTACACTGCACTGAAGAAGGCTGCTGTCTTCATCTGAGCTTCTTTATTCCTGCCATCCCATCACTTATGAACTGTAATAAATTAACAATCTAATTAGTTTGCTTTCTGCACTTATATATTTATTCCATATCTTTTATGCACCACATTTGAAAGACAAAATATGTTCTTACACTACACAGCATTGCTCACAATCACCTACAGCAgcattcaaatcatttttcaGCAGCGCTTGTGTTACACCTGTGACACAAGATTTCATGTTAATGAGAACAGTCAGATATTGGGCTGGTGATATCTGTTACAATACATGTGGACACAGCTTTTTTTCCATATATCTGCCAAGAAAATGCACAAGCATACGAATAGCAAACAATAGGCCTTTACAGTTAAAGGTTAGGACTGGACTTGAGAATGAGGATTGCATGTTATTTGCAACTTAAGCTATAATAGTGCAGTATCACTAAAAATCTAAACAAATTCTCAAACTGCAATTTTGATTGATTCAGCATTTGCTTGGACATACATAGCGAAATCCTACAATCATACCTCAATAACCCTCCTTGAATAATCATTATGATGTTCAACCAAGCTAAAAAGAAGTAAACTGTCATTGAACTGAAATGTGACCATCACTTCAGATGCAGCAGCTCCTTTCATTGTTATAAAATAGTTTATAGAAAGGATTCTGGTCACAGAAGTACAGTAGTCCAATGAATAATCAATGTCCCCTCTTTAATGACATCGTTGCCTGATCCTCTTCTTACCGACTCTCCACGACATCAGCTGGGAATTAGCGCATCCGAATCGGAGAGGTGGCCTCTTTCTTTTAACAACAACATCAaacccctcctccttctccatgTCACCTTCACCCCATAGTCCCTCTCTGGTGTGTCAGCCACCAAAATGTCAGGCGGCTGATTACATGGTGGTGTACACGGCTGAGCCAGTAGCGAGTGtacagagggggaggagggacaACTACTCTCTTCTTGTACTGCTTTTGGAGTGTCCACATCAGGTGGCGCACAGACACTGCTGACATCAGTGGTGCTAAACTCTTTCGAGGCAGGTGTTGATGCACCGTCTGCTGGAATTCTGCATTTTCCTGTCACTTGGATTGGTGGAGACTCATCCAAACATCTGCTGGAGGAGGCAACACCACCAGAATATGTCTCCACATTCCCTTTTCTGATCGTGGCCAACTGTCTCTTTGGTGTGTCGAGGCACTGTGCACTAGAAACTGCACTTGTGTTTTGGCATGATCTCGGTGGCTGATTTCCTGCGTCGGGCACAACAGCAGACTCTGTAGCTTTCTTTCTGCGTGTATGCCTTGGTTGATGAGGCTGGTCTCTTGACCTTGTCTCAAACGTTAATGAGGGGAATTTGCACACGCTGTTTTTCCTGGACAGCTGACTGCAACTGTCAAGAATGCTTGTGGCAGAGTGGCATTTTCTCCTCCCCCGTCTCACAGGAGGTGCAGCTGCAAGTGAACTGTCAAATTGTGGGCTTACCTAAAAGATTAAACGtacagtaaacaaacagctAAATAAAACTTGAGTCAAGTATAGCAGTCATTGTGCTGTGAAATGACTGTACAGAAAGGTCAGACTGTAGACCCTTTGAGGTAGAAGAGATTCATTGATATACTCAATGACATTTAGCAGTGGGTTCTGATACTAAATCACACTGTTTTCAACCACAGAGCGACCCTGCCACAAAGTGGAAACACAGTAGACATCTTACCCATGAATTAAGAGCTGAACTCTCGTGTGCTTGTGTCTCAGAGAAAAATACTTTGGGATTGTTTGCTGCTCTGACTTCAGGCACATTTTGGAGTCTGGCTCCACGCACAGGCCGCTCCAAGAACAGCAGTGGAGGCTTCTCTGTCTTGATGCTTTTACGGGGCATTAATAGAAATCATGCCCGAAAACCTGGTGGattcaaatatcaacaaatcAGTAAAAATTTCTAATAAAAATAGCAGACGTTTACTGCTCCCAGACTACTGTTTGCGGTCCAGATGTCCACAGCCAGCTGGCCTAACGTTTACATTTGTAGCCACTAGCCTTATATTAAACTCACCTTAATGAGATTCTTCACGGAACACATAGCTATCTATATATGTATTACGTACATGCAAGTAAAATGCATAATAGGTAAACAATGTTAGTTATTCCATTATCTCTGTCTACTCAGTCAGAACTTTACAGCTTTCCGCCTTCTTGTTTGGTATAAGGATGCTTGGTAATTGTTATTTCCCGGTTTCAACCACTGTCGTCACCTGATTGGCTCCATCTTGTTCGTttgtcgtcttcttcttcttctttggttttactGGCGGACTACAAACCAACAGTAAAAACCAACTGCGCGCACTGCAGCTAGTTGTCAACAATACTGGCCTGCCGCCATCTACTGTACCGGAGTGTGTAACATCATGACTTTACAAAGAAGTTATATTCTGTATATTCATCCTAAAtcgtttaaatatttatataaagctCTTTGAACTTATACGTTTTTGTCCCTTGTCTCTGATCCTCTACTCATTTCTGTTCAGCCTTTCTCTTTCTACACTGTTGTTCTTTTGTCTAGCTACCATTGGTGCATTTTTATACCACGTGATCAAAGTGACGGGGGCAGCACCCACAGCGCCAAAATTCAAAAAACGTTTCTGAATCGAGCAGACGGCAAATAACACTAAGCGAAacaatatttgtttctttcacgGATTCTTCGAGTTAACATCGATTATGAACCAAGTGTTTCAACTGCTAGTAGGAGTCCAGCCAAGCGGAATTGCCTGAGACATCACAGTAATATGAAGGTTTGTCTTTAGCAAGCTTTACGGCTCGTTAACATTAGCCTAGTTAGCACTGTAATGTCTTCCCACCAAGCTAAGTTAGCTTAGCTTCCAGCCACAGATAACGTCTAATCGTTTGCTGGTAGAGTATTTTAGCTAATCTGTCTTTACATTTGGTCTTACGGCACTAAACAGAGGCGTCTCTTCATTGCAGTGCCTGTTTAAAGCTTTGTAAACTTCACTTTGTAGCTCGGTGCATGTCATCCGCGTAAATGAAAGCAACGCCACACTGAACTGCGTTTAAAAAGTGTGACACTAAGGTTTCATTAGTAATGCTCCCCAAATGCTCGACGGCGCTGAAACAATCAAACTtgtttttatcaacatttaATAACTCTTTAATTCGGCGTACATCACATAACGCTAAACAATGCCGCGTTATGTGGATATACAATGCTTTAATAGAGATGTTAACTACGTGCACTGCAGCTTGTTGCCAACAACACTGGATGTTTGCCAGGGAATCAGCGGCAAACGTTAACTCACAAACGTCAACTGCAGACGTCTAACGACTGTTGTTCTAGAAGACGTGAGTCGCCAGGGAGCATAACCAACTGATATCTGAAAGTAGACACGGCTAACAAACTGTCACACGGACAGTGAGAAGTTGAATTTTATCTCCAGGTCGATAACATATTGCCCTTCCCACTAGTAAGTTAGCCTGTACGATATCTACTGACTGGTGTTTGATATGAATTGATTTCTTCGAGCCAATCGATTAGTGTACGGAGGAACAGGCTGAACTCAGCCTAACCGACTGACTAGCTAGCTACAGTAGCAGGTAAATCCTAACGATAATCTACTGGTAATTCTGATTAATATAAGTTGGTATGGCACTCAATGGACAATGCTAAACACTGTATGTTTAACTCTAATGTGTAACAGGTTTGACAACAATCTATGTTGCTTAGagtcagttatttttatttgtgtttttcctgtctAGAATACCAGTGAACACCAAGGGACGAATTCAGTGATTTGATGACCATGAGACAGAGCCCAAGGAGACCCCTGATCCTCAAAAGAAGAAAGTTGCCCTTTCAGCAAAATGATTCGCCAgcgccagcagcagcagcagcagcaggggaaTCGCAAAGTCAGTCTGACGCATCAGGCCCCAAAGAACCTTCAAAATCATCTGCCAGCCAGTGCTTCCCTGATGGCATCCGCATCATGGATCACCCTTCCATGTCTGACACACAGGTGGTTGTCATTCCCAAAACAGCCGACCTTCAAAGCGTTATCGGGGCCCTCACTGCTAAGGGCAAAGAGTGTGGTGCCCAGGGACCTAACAAGTTTATCCTTCTGAGTGGGAGTGGCAACAATGACAATGGGTCTTTTTGTCAGCCTACTACTGAAGAGGATGACGTCTCTACAAGAAGTACAGCTGGACAGCCAGTGAAACCAGACAGTATGCTCAACTCCCCGGACGCTAAACCTTTCACTGCAATTAAACCATGTATGGAaatctgactttttaatgttatgAACACTTAAAGCacttatatattaatatatcttaactccttccttttttgttgaaacaataatgtttattttgttttctttatcagTGAATAAGGACCTGGATTGCGGCCCTTTGGATGACAGCCTTACCAATATTCAGTGGCTGGGCAAAATGAGCACATGTACCTTCGAACCAGATCCTGCTAAGCAGACGGCCAACAAGGAGAACCAAAACTCAAATGCACAGACTATTCAGGTCG harbors:
- the rhno1 gene encoding RAD9, HUS1, RAD1-interacting nuclear orphan protein 1, translated to MPRKSIKTEKPPLLFLERPVRGARLQNVPEVRAANNPKVFFSETQAHESSALNSWVSPQFDSSLAAAPPVRRGRRKCHSATSILDSCSQLSRKNSVCKFPSLTFETRSRDQPHQPRHTRRKKATESAVVPDAGNQPPRSCQNTSAVSSAQCLDTPKRQLATIRKGNVETYSGGVASSSRCLDESPPIQVTGKCRIPADGASTPASKEFSTTDVSSVCAPPDVDTPKAVQEESSCPSSPSVHSLLAQPCTPPCNQPPDILVADTPERDYGVKVTWRRRRGLMLLLKERGHLSDSDALIPS